The proteins below are encoded in one region of Silene latifolia isolate original U9 population chromosome 2, ASM4854445v1, whole genome shotgun sequence:
- the LOC141637656 gene encoding protein ASPARTIC PROTEASE IN GUARD CELL 1-like encodes MLGLTLFTFLFLLLPLELVSQSSSESSEYIRTPVLGSADVFSLLYYTKIGVGTFDATPSFKNYFLAIDTGSSLTWLQCEACRNPGNHCFQQLKPPFPNSNSHTYSPLTSCESQRQATSSRGSCIGHMEYNSGEKTQFEVAHEHFILETNVHKSFKTVKLEFGCGFNQTGFNEITKPGIMTGILGLSRDQMSFQFQIDTESGKGLNFSYCFPILTKRGGPTTYLTFGKNIPSRSGFSVTPLLSIPGDELYYVKMFDILVNGHPLHIDPSYFDVRKNGGVFLDTGSSISALVQPVYDTLERRLMTIFSANPNFHRKAVMALTCLHSAMTYRKRVTGISIYPPSSLFSKTPHLSSSLVRDSTLVKMPIIDSFVL; translated from the coding sequence ATGCTTGGCCTCACTCTTTTcacctttctttttcttcttcttcctctggaGCTTGTCTCCCAATCATCCTCTGAATCATCAGAATACATCCGCACACCGGTACTCGGTAGTGCTGATGTATTCAGCCTATTATACTATACCAAGATCGGGGTCGGCACTTTTGACGCCACCCCAAGCTTTAAGAACTACTTCTTGGCAATTGATACCGGTTCCTCCCTGACATGGCTTCAATGTGAAGCTTGTCGGAATCCCGGAAACCACTGTTTCCAACAACTTAAACCTCCTTTTCCGAATTCCAATTCTCACACCTATTCTCCATTGACAAGCTGCGAATCACAAAGGCAAGCAACATCGAGCCGTGGGAGTTGCATTGGGCATATGGAGTACAATAGTGGTGAGAAAACACAGTTTGAAGTAGCTCATGAGCATTTTATATTAGAAACAAATGTTCACAAGTCTTTCAAAACAGTAAAGCTTGAGTTTGGTTGCGGTTTCAACCAAACGGGTTTTAACGAAATAACCAAGCCTGGAATCATGACGGGGATATTGGGGTTAAGTAGAGACCAGATGTCTTTTCAATTCCAGATTGACACCGAATCTGGTAAGGGCCTCAATTTTTCCTATTGTTTCCCGATTTTGACCAAAAGAGGGGGACCCACAACCTACCTCACGTTTGGCAAAAATATTCCCTCAAGGTCGGGTTTCTCAGTGACGCCACTATTGTCGATTCCTGGTGATGAGTTATATTATGTGAAAATGTTTGATATCCTTGTCAATGGTCACCCACTTCATATTGACCCTTCTTATTTTGATGTCCGTAAAAATGGGGGTGTTTTCCTAGACACTGGCAGTTCAATTTCCGCATTGGTTCAACCGGTTTACGACACACTAGAAAGGCGCCTTATGACGATCTTTTCCGCCAATCCAAATTTTCACCGGAAAGCTGTAATGGCACTAACCTGCCTCCACTCTGCTATGACATACCGAAAAAGGGTCACGGGTATAAGCATTTACCCACCATCAAGTTTATTCTCCAAGACGCCCCATTTGTCATCCTCCCTCGTCAGGGATTCTACATTGGTAAAGATGCCCATCATCGATTCTTTTGTCTTATGA